In a genomic window of Occallatibacter riparius:
- a CDS encoding MFS transporter, whose product MTTNPSRIDEEKSSHYPGWGVLAAAATGVMVSFSPIVPYTFSLFLDPLHAAFGWKREAMGAAFALAAITVALVSPLIGVLLDRFPPRRTILPAILIFAVALASLCWLTPHIVQYYFTYFILGLVANATAQFAYTRTVLTWFTTHRGMAIALLLTGSGIGSILIPPLTEWMIEHHGWRSGYLLLGGIALLGFPLTAMLVRNRPEAAVVRAEHHADIGMTVPAALRMAAFWIIAVITILSAFSENALVTNLASILTQHGVLAATAALALSIRGGAGILGRLGVGFALDRVSPERIQSFVLALSAAGTLILAFAGSSWTVLLGATVLGVGLGSEADVTPYLLARYFGRRHFSALYGLSWTAYAIGGATGPLWIGHLYDGAGAYLPRFIVYLAAVAFAAVILSLFLQSNPKRVASERELPSDAGVSFEA is encoded by the coding sequence ATGACAACGAATCCCAGCCGCATAGACGAAGAGAAATCAAGTCACTATCCAGGGTGGGGTGTACTCGCCGCCGCTGCCACCGGGGTCATGGTTAGCTTTTCGCCCATCGTTCCCTATACCTTCAGCCTCTTCCTGGATCCTCTGCATGCGGCTTTCGGCTGGAAGCGCGAAGCAATGGGTGCCGCGTTCGCTCTCGCGGCCATTACTGTTGCGCTTGTCTCACCGCTCATCGGCGTTCTGCTCGATCGCTTTCCTCCCCGCCGCACCATCTTGCCTGCAATTCTGATCTTCGCGGTTGCGCTTGCTTCACTCTGTTGGTTGACACCGCATATTGTTCAGTACTATTTCACGTATTTCATCCTCGGACTCGTCGCCAACGCCACCGCGCAATTTGCGTACACACGCACCGTTCTTACTTGGTTCACAACTCACAGGGGAATGGCGATCGCACTGTTGCTCACCGGAAGCGGCATAGGATCCATTCTGATTCCGCCCCTAACGGAGTGGATGATCGAACATCACGGATGGCGCAGCGGGTACCTGCTGTTGGGGGGCATCGCGCTTCTCGGATTCCCTCTCACCGCAATGCTGGTGCGCAATCGTCCTGAGGCCGCCGTCGTTCGCGCTGAGCACCACGCAGATATAGGCATGACCGTCCCAGCTGCATTGAGGATGGCTGCATTCTGGATCATCGCCGTCATCACCATCCTCTCCGCATTCAGCGAGAACGCCCTCGTGACCAATCTCGCTTCCATCCTTACTCAACATGGCGTGCTTGCTGCCACGGCGGCTCTCGCTCTATCGATCCGCGGAGGAGCAGGAATCCTCGGCCGGCTCGGTGTTGGATTTGCCCTCGATCGCGTCTCGCCGGAACGTATTCAGAGCTTCGTTCTAGCACTCTCCGCCGCGGGCACGCTCATTCTCGCTTTCGCCGGCAGTTCATGGACAGTTCTTCTGGGCGCAACCGTCCTTGGCGTGGGGCTCGGCAGCGAAGCCGACGTGACACCCTATCTGCTCGCCCGCTACTTCGGCCGTCGTCATTTCTCAGCGCTCTACGGGCTGTCTTGGACCGCCTATGCCATTGGCGGCGCAACCGGCCCTCTCTGGATCGGGCATTTGTACGATGGCGCGGGAGCCTATCTGCCTCGATTCATCGTCTATCTCGCGGCAGTGGCATTTGCAGCAGTGATACTCAGCCTCTTCCTGCAATCCAACCCGAAGAGAGTCGCGTCCGAGCGAGAATTACCTTCAGACGCAGGCGTCTCGTTCGAAGCGTAA
- a CDS encoding CoA-transferase subunit beta yields MSSSFTADEIMTIAASRMLRNGAVCFVGIGLPSTAANLARLTHAPDAVLVYESGPIGAKPPVLPLSIGDGNLAETADTVVSTPEIFRYWLQGGRIDVGFLGAAQLDRFANINTTVVGTYDKPKVRLPGAGGAPEISSSAKEVVIIVKQSKRTFVEKLDFVTSVGFLHGGDSRECAGLTGKGPVAIITDLCILHPDPVTREMKVASIHPRVSRDTISTNTGWSIQFADSCTETEPPSPQELQVLRDLKARTAAAHGAQGEAA; encoded by the coding sequence ATGAGCTCCAGCTTCACGGCCGACGAGATCATGACGATCGCAGCCTCGCGCATGCTGCGCAATGGCGCGGTGTGCTTCGTCGGCATCGGCCTGCCCTCGACAGCTGCGAATCTTGCGCGACTCACCCATGCGCCCGATGCCGTTCTCGTCTACGAGTCGGGCCCCATCGGCGCTAAGCCGCCTGTTCTGCCGCTTTCCATTGGCGATGGAAATCTCGCAGAGACCGCGGACACCGTCGTATCGACTCCGGAAATCTTTCGCTATTGGCTGCAGGGCGGCCGCATTGATGTCGGATTTCTCGGAGCCGCGCAACTCGATCGATTCGCGAATATCAACACCACCGTCGTCGGCACCTATGACAAACCAAAGGTGAGGCTGCCGGGAGCAGGCGGGGCTCCCGAAATAAGCTCTTCTGCCAAAGAAGTTGTGATCATCGTGAAGCAATCAAAGCGCACCTTCGTGGAGAAGCTCGATTTCGTCACGTCCGTCGGCTTCCTTCATGGAGGAGACTCGCGCGAATGCGCCGGCCTCACCGGCAAAGGCCCCGTCGCGATCATCACTGACCTGTGCATTCTTCACCCCGATCCCGTCACGCGCGAGATGAAAGTCGCCAGCATTCATCCACGTGTGAGCCGCGATACGATTTCCACCAATACTGGCTGGAGCATCCAATTTGCTGACAGCTGCACCGAAACCGAACCTCCAAGCCCCCAAGAACTGCAGGTCCTTCGCGATCTAAAAGCCCGCACAGCGGCCGCGCACGGCGCGCAAGGAGAAGCGGCGTGA
- a CDS encoding carboxypeptidase regulatory-like domain-containing protein, translated as MKFLRNLLALLVLTSLSLSAQQITGIIRGTVTDPSGAVVQGASVTARQTETGLSRTTTTDRNGNYVLLELPVGHYSLKVASAGFQEYVQDGVTLNVNETASVSPRLVVGSEKQQVLVSSDAPLIEPTVTSLGKVVEQQELEDLPLNGRNFSQLGLLQPGVVPLTPGVAEAGGSLRNGQAYAVNGQRPESNNFLIDGANNFNGVDGGFVLKPPVDAISEFRIITHGANAEFGGALGSTTNIITRSGTNRVHGTVWEFLRNDAVDANNYFAQQKEPLKQNQFGAAIGAPIKKDRTFVFGFYEGFRNRQGESELTTVPSVAQRGGDFSELCPGGKDSGFTPEGFCKDPSGQLFNVFARKPYPYNQVPPEQFNSVSKNLLNFFPLPNAGTNLLSTTQTLKNDSDQFGIKVDHYLGQRDNLSFRYMFYQLSQIDPLSPGGASVPGFPVGEDQRAQNFVAQETHTFSPALIGVFRFSFLRNKFLFGEREDHQPPSDFGFQYEPSLDVAAGPPFIQVNGYATVGDPITGPRNTYENVFDYSGSLTWVHGKHELKFGGGYQHQQINVLQGIATNGFFVFVPFPVTDAFASFLTGQPVVFLQGIGDFARGIRGNNGNAYVQDTYKISRRFTINAGVRYELPAPYTEIHNRLSLFEPGKQSKILPDAPAGLLYPGDSGVPAGLIQTEKTAFAPRVGIAWDPAGDGKLLVTSSYAMFYEPYYTGQGGPLQSPISAPPYLGTPQVSLPNFADPFNGHPPAPGTFSTPLTNLTLAPNLKLPYTQDWDLNVERSFASDWLVELGYVGTKGTRLPRFIEANPAVFVPGYVNGQPISNSSNADQRRLYSGCTLEDSPSSCQFSSTGEIAGIAGSSYHALEASLRKRFSHGLSFLASYTWSKAIDDVSSFNITGSAAKPVAGENDLAQNPFDLAAERGLSLFDARNRFVGSYEWALPFWNHPQNWYQWALGGWQLNGIATLMSGTPFTVFDSNDVSAQGSAPEITGFSAQRPNIVGNPNSGPRKVGSWLNAGAFQRLDTVTNAGQFGTEGRNVNVGPGYADWDFGTLKNFRVTESTHVQFRAELFNILNRTNFRLPDSDISSPTFNHILAAQSPRQVQFALKFMY; from the coding sequence ATGAAGTTCCTTCGCAATTTGCTTGCCCTTCTGGTGCTCACTTCCCTCAGTCTGTCTGCACAGCAGATCACTGGAATCATCCGCGGAACCGTTACCGACCCGAGCGGCGCTGTCGTTCAGGGCGCCTCGGTTACTGCTCGTCAGACGGAGACGGGCCTGTCGCGCACTACCACCACCGATCGCAATGGCAATTACGTCCTTCTGGAACTGCCGGTCGGGCACTACAGCCTGAAGGTCGCATCGGCAGGTTTTCAGGAATACGTGCAGGATGGCGTCACGCTCAACGTGAACGAGACGGCGTCGGTCTCGCCGCGTCTCGTGGTTGGATCAGAAAAGCAGCAGGTGCTGGTTAGCTCCGATGCTCCCTTGATTGAGCCAACCGTCACCAGTCTGGGCAAGGTAGTGGAACAGCAGGAGCTCGAAGATCTACCTCTGAACGGACGCAACTTCTCGCAACTCGGATTGCTGCAGCCCGGTGTCGTTCCTTTGACGCCTGGAGTGGCCGAAGCGGGCGGCTCGTTGCGCAATGGACAGGCCTACGCAGTCAATGGACAGCGTCCTGAATCAAACAACTTCCTCATCGACGGCGCGAACAACTTCAACGGTGTGGACGGAGGGTTCGTCCTTAAGCCGCCTGTGGACGCCATCAGCGAGTTCCGCATCATCACGCATGGTGCTAATGCCGAATTTGGAGGCGCGCTGGGATCGACGACGAACATCATCACCCGGTCGGGCACGAATCGTGTCCACGGAACAGTATGGGAGTTCCTGCGCAACGACGCAGTCGACGCCAACAACTATTTCGCGCAACAGAAAGAGCCGCTGAAGCAAAACCAGTTTGGCGCCGCCATCGGTGCCCCCATCAAAAAGGATAGGACCTTCGTCTTCGGCTTCTACGAGGGCTTCCGCAATCGGCAGGGCGAGTCAGAGCTGACCACGGTGCCGTCGGTTGCTCAACGCGGTGGCGACTTCTCCGAACTCTGCCCGGGTGGTAAAGACAGCGGCTTTACCCCCGAGGGCTTCTGCAAAGACCCGTCTGGCCAGCTTTTCAATGTATTCGCCCGCAAACCATACCCTTACAACCAGGTGCCGCCGGAGCAATTCAACTCCGTTTCGAAGAACCTGCTGAACTTCTTCCCGCTTCCGAACGCCGGCACAAACCTGCTCTCCACAACGCAAACCCTGAAAAACGACAGCGATCAGTTCGGCATCAAAGTTGACCACTATCTCGGTCAGCGCGACAACCTGAGCTTCCGTTACATGTTCTACCAGCTCTCTCAAATCGACCCCCTCTCGCCCGGCGGCGCAAGCGTGCCAGGCTTCCCCGTAGGCGAAGACCAGCGCGCGCAGAACTTCGTCGCACAGGAAACACACACCTTCTCGCCGGCCCTCATCGGAGTGTTTCGATTCTCGTTCCTCCGCAACAAGTTCCTATTCGGGGAGCGCGAAGACCATCAGCCGCCCTCGGATTTTGGCTTCCAATACGAACCGAGTCTTGACGTCGCAGCTGGACCGCCGTTCATCCAGGTGAACGGTTATGCCACGGTCGGCGATCCCATCACCGGCCCACGCAACACCTACGAAAATGTCTTCGATTACTCCGGATCGCTGACCTGGGTGCACGGCAAGCACGAGCTCAAGTTCGGCGGCGGATACCAGCATCAGCAGATCAACGTGCTGCAGGGCATCGCCACCAACGGTTTCTTCGTATTCGTGCCATTCCCCGTCACCGATGCATTCGCCAGCTTCCTTACTGGACAGCCGGTCGTCTTCCTGCAGGGCATTGGCGATTTCGCGCGCGGCATTCGCGGCAACAATGGCAATGCCTACGTGCAGGACACGTATAAGATCTCAAGACGGTTCACAATCAACGCGGGCGTGCGTTACGAGCTCCCCGCGCCGTATACCGAAATTCACAACAGGCTTTCGCTGTTCGAGCCAGGCAAGCAGTCCAAAATCCTGCCCGATGCCCCAGCGGGATTGTTGTATCCCGGCGACTCAGGCGTACCCGCAGGCCTGATACAAACAGAAAAGACGGCGTTTGCTCCGCGCGTTGGCATCGCGTGGGATCCCGCCGGCGACGGCAAGCTGCTGGTAACCTCGTCGTATGCGATGTTCTATGAACCGTACTACACCGGACAGGGCGGACCTCTGCAGTCGCCGATCAGCGCTCCTCCTTATCTCGGAACACCGCAGGTGAGCCTGCCGAATTTTGCGGATCCGTTCAATGGCCATCCTCCGGCTCCGGGGACTTTCTCCACCCCACTGACGAATCTGACTCTGGCGCCGAACCTGAAGCTTCCTTACACCCAGGATTGGGACCTGAACGTGGAGCGCTCGTTCGCGTCCGATTGGCTGGTCGAGCTTGGCTACGTCGGAACCAAGGGCACGCGTCTGCCGCGCTTTATCGAAGCCAACCCAGCAGTATTTGTGCCCGGATACGTGAACGGCCAGCCGATCTCGAATTCCAGCAACGCCGATCAGCGGCGGCTCTATTCCGGTTGCACGCTCGAAGACTCACCAAGTAGCTGCCAATTCTCATCCACGGGCGAGATCGCCGGAATCGCCGGCTCGTCCTACCACGCTCTGGAAGCGTCGCTGCGCAAGCGGTTCAGCCACGGTCTCTCCTTCCTCGCGTCGTACACGTGGTCGAAAGCGATCGACGATGTGTCGTCGTTCAACATCACCGGATCGGCCGCCAAGCCAGTCGCCGGTGAAAACGATCTGGCCCAGAATCCTTTCGATCTCGCCGCAGAGCGCGGGCTCTCGCTCTTCGACGCGCGCAACCGCTTCGTTGGCAGTTACGAATGGGCTCTCCCGTTCTGGAACCATCCGCAGAACTGGTATCAGTGGGCGCTCGGCGGATGGCAGTTGAATGGCATCGCCACGTTGATGAGCGGTACGCCCTTCACAGTTTTCGATTCGAACGACGTTTCGGCGCAGGGTAGCGCGCCGGAGATTACCGGCTTCTCGGCGCAGCGCCCCAACATCGTCGGAAATCCCAACAGCGGACCGCGCAAGGTTGGCTCGTGGCTCAATGCCGGCGCTTTCCAGCGGCTCGACACCGTAACCAACGCCGGTCAATTTGGCACGGAAGGCCGCAACGTGAACGTCGGCCCCGGCTACGCTGACTGGGACTTCGGCACTCTCAAGAACTTCAGAGTGACAGAATCCACACATGTGCAGTTCCGTGCGGAGTTGTTCAACATCCTCAACCGCACCAATTTCCGGTTGCCCGACTCCGACATCAGTTCGCCCACCTTCAACCATATCCTTGCGGCGCAGTCCCCGCGCCAGGTGCAGTTCGCATTGAAATTCATGTACTAA
- a CDS encoding CoA transferase subunit A, translating to MAEWVSLAEAIAAGVRDGDTVAMEGFTHLIPFAAGHEIIRQKRRDLSLIRMTPDLIYDQLIGAGCAKKLTFSWGGNPGVGSLHRFRDAVENDWPAPLEIEERSHSDLANAYVTGAANLPFAVLRGYTGSDFARVNDRIRSITCPFTGEVLAATPSVRPDVAIIHAQKADWKGNVLLWGIIGVQKEAVLAAKTAIITVEERVRSLDAAPNACVLPSWVVTAVCEVPRGASPSYAHGYYERDNLFYRTWDQISRERDRFMCWLNQHVLETRDFSEYLKLQGDPHVQAVYQ from the coding sequence ATGGCAGAGTGGGTCAGCCTGGCGGAAGCCATTGCTGCCGGTGTCCGCGACGGCGACACCGTAGCCATGGAAGGGTTCACACACCTCATCCCCTTCGCTGCGGGCCACGAGATCATCCGTCAGAAACGCCGTGACCTCTCGCTGATTCGTATGACGCCCGACCTCATCTACGACCAGTTGATCGGTGCCGGCTGCGCCAAGAAACTAACCTTCTCCTGGGGCGGAAATCCGGGTGTGGGTTCGCTCCACCGCTTTCGCGACGCAGTGGAGAACGACTGGCCTGCTCCACTGGAAATCGAAGAGCGTAGTCACAGCGATCTCGCCAACGCATACGTGACCGGAGCGGCCAACCTGCCCTTCGCAGTATTGCGCGGCTACACTGGCTCTGACTTTGCGCGCGTCAACGATCGCATCCGGAGCATCACCTGTCCCTTCACAGGCGAAGTGCTCGCTGCCACCCCGTCTGTACGTCCCGACGTCGCCATCATTCACGCCCAGAAAGCAGACTGGAAAGGCAACGTCCTTCTTTGGGGCATCATTGGAGTGCAAAAGGAAGCGGTACTTGCTGCGAAAACAGCCATCATCACGGTGGAAGAACGTGTCCGCTCACTCGACGCGGCGCCGAACGCCTGCGTCCTGCCCAGTTGGGTCGTCACCGCCGTCTGCGAGGTGCCCAGAGGTGCCTCCCCCTCCTACGCGCACGGCTACTACGAGCGAGACAATCTCTTCTATCGCACATGGGACCAGATCTCGCGCGAACGTGATCGTTTTATGTGCTGGCTCAACCAGCACGTTCTCGAAACACGCGACTTCTCTGAATACCTCAAGCTGCAAGGCGATCCTCATGTGCAGGCGGTGTATCAATGA
- a CDS encoding cobalamin-independent methionine synthase II family protein, translated as MSSVYRADHVGSFLRPTELLETRKAGAGNVREIEDRHILRVLNRQKEIGLDAFTDGEFRRTNFMSDFTDAVEGFDFGDAVQRKWNEEKKEGAGAAVSSINGIVTSALKQRQPLTGREVPFMREHAPGPIKITLPSATQFPAISFKYGITDKVYRDPYAMLEAVTAIMAEDIRGLATSGISYLQIDAPRYSYYLDPKWTAWMEKELRVDPAEMLAASLKADNACFAAARHPDVTLAIHLCRGNNRSHWYAEGGYDAIAERFFHELAVDRFLLEYDDERSGNFEPLRLMPQGKTVVLGLVSSKRPELERKGDLLRRIDEAAKHLPLEQLAVSPQCGFASTMEGNLLTEDQQWAKLQLVADVAREVWG; from the coding sequence ATGAGTTCTGTTTATCGTGCCGATCACGTGGGGAGCTTTCTTCGGCCAACTGAATTGCTGGAAACGCGGAAAGCTGGAGCCGGGAATGTCCGTGAAATCGAGGATCGGCATATCCTGCGCGTACTCAACCGGCAAAAGGAAATTGGGCTCGACGCATTCACTGACGGTGAGTTCCGACGCACGAACTTCATGAGCGACTTCACCGATGCGGTGGAGGGTTTTGACTTTGGCGACGCGGTGCAGCGCAAGTGGAACGAGGAGAAGAAGGAGGGCGCCGGAGCGGCGGTCAGCAGCATCAATGGGATCGTGACATCTGCTCTGAAGCAGCGACAGCCGTTGACGGGCCGCGAAGTTCCGTTCATGCGCGAGCATGCGCCGGGCCCAATCAAAATCACGCTGCCCAGTGCGACGCAGTTTCCTGCTATCTCGTTCAAGTACGGTATCACTGACAAGGTGTACCGCGATCCTTATGCGATGCTGGAGGCCGTAACAGCGATCATGGCGGAGGATATTCGAGGGCTCGCCACGAGCGGCATCTCGTATCTGCAGATCGACGCGCCTCGTTACAGCTATTATCTCGATCCCAAGTGGACGGCATGGATGGAGAAGGAGCTGCGTGTCGATCCGGCGGAGATGCTTGCCGCGTCCTTGAAGGCGGACAACGCATGCTTTGCGGCTGCGCGGCATCCGGACGTGACGTTGGCTATCCACCTGTGCCGCGGCAACAACCGCAGCCACTGGTATGCCGAAGGCGGCTATGATGCGATCGCCGAGCGCTTCTTTCATGAACTTGCGGTCGATCGCTTCCTGCTGGAATATGACGATGAGCGATCCGGTAACTTCGAGCCATTGCGCCTGATGCCGCAGGGAAAGACGGTCGTGCTTGGACTTGTGAGCTCGAAGCGGCCGGAGCTGGAGCGGAAGGGAGATCTTCTTCGGCGGATCGACGAAGCTGCGAAGCACCTTCCTCTGGAGCAACTGGCTGTCAGTCCTCAATGCGGATTTGCGTCGACGATGGAAGGCAACCTGCTGACGGAGGATCAGCAGTGGGCGAAGTTGCAGCTAGTGGCCGATGTGGCGCGCGAAGTCTGGGGTTAA
- a CDS encoding IclR family transcriptional regulator domain-containing protein, with protein sequence MPVLLKSRAVSKKGVPSADVPEDLSGQAGNPDFMLSLARGLRVIESFEAHPEGRSIVEIGHSAGLSRAAIRRILLTLELLGYVERSRQVYRLRTQILRLGFSFLSSSSAVEAARPVLEHITEQLHESSSMSMLEGDEIVYVARSAASRILAAGLSVGSRLPAYCTSMGRVLLAALPDDKLDGYLRRLDPRSYTPKTITRVPQIRKAILQVRNDGYAIVDEELEAGLRSIAVPVYTRTNQVVAAINVGTHVSRVDRTALIRRCLPALQAGARALRKVLI encoded by the coding sequence ATGCCCGTTTTGCTCAAGTCTCGTGCGGTGAGCAAAAAGGGGGTGCCCTCGGCGGATGTGCCGGAAGATTTATCCGGGCAGGCTGGAAATCCTGATTTCATGCTGTCGCTGGCGCGCGGACTGCGCGTGATCGAAAGCTTCGAGGCCCATCCAGAGGGCCGCAGCATCGTTGAGATCGGCCACAGCGCAGGACTCTCTCGGGCTGCCATCCGAAGGATTCTGCTGACATTGGAGTTGCTGGGTTACGTGGAGCGGTCGCGGCAGGTATACCGGCTCAGAACGCAGATTCTGCGACTGGGATTCTCGTTTTTGTCATCGTCGTCGGCAGTCGAGGCTGCGCGCCCTGTTCTGGAGCACATCACCGAGCAGCTGCACGAGTCGTCTTCAATGAGCATGCTGGAGGGCGATGAAATTGTGTATGTCGCCCGGTCGGCTGCGAGCCGCATTTTGGCCGCTGGCCTTTCAGTGGGGAGCCGTCTGCCGGCGTATTGCACATCGATGGGGCGCGTTCTGCTTGCTGCGCTGCCCGATGACAAGTTGGATGGCTACCTGCGCAGGCTAGACCCGCGGTCTTACACGCCGAAGACCATTACGCGGGTTCCGCAAATCAGGAAAGCGATTCTACAGGTCCGTAACGACGGCTACGCGATCGTAGACGAAGAGCTGGAGGCTGGGCTACGATCCATAGCTGTCCCGGTTTACACCCGCACCAACCAAGTTGTGGCGGCGATCAATGTGGGGACTCACGTGTCGCGTGTCGATCGAACCGCTCTCATCCGGCGCTGCCTACCGGCGCTCCAGGCCGGCGCGCGGGCGCTTCGCAAGGTTTTGATCTGA
- the pcaF gene encoding 3-oxoadipyl-CoA thiolase, which translates to MRPVFICDAMRTPIGRYGGALASVRADDLAAIPLRYLMRRNPQADWAAVDDVMLGCANQAGEDNRNVARMALLLAGLPEAVPGVTINRLCGSGMDAVGTAARAIACGEADFIIAGGVESMSRAPFVMGKAESAYQRSAEIHDTTLGWRFINPRFRDLYGTDSMPETGENVARDCAVERSAQDAFAWRSQMRAARAQHDGFFAEEIVPVQIAGKKEVTTVAQDEHPRPDTTPGKLAALKPLFADGTVTAGNASGINDGAAAMVVASEDAISRHGLRPRARVLGMATAGVPPRVMGIGPVPATRKLLSLLKKRIADFDWIQLNEAFASQALACLRQLGLPEDAGHVNATGGAIALGHPLGMSGARLVMTAAHQIEKFGGKLALATMCIGVGQGIALAVERV; encoded by the coding sequence GTGAGGCCGGTCTTCATCTGCGACGCGATGCGCACACCCATCGGCCGCTACGGAGGCGCGTTAGCATCCGTGCGTGCCGACGATCTCGCCGCCATTCCCCTCCGCTATCTCATGCGACGCAACCCGCAAGCCGACTGGGCCGCGGTCGATGACGTGATGCTCGGCTGCGCCAATCAGGCCGGTGAAGACAATCGCAACGTAGCGCGGATGGCGCTGCTGCTTGCAGGTCTGCCTGAAGCGGTCCCCGGCGTCACCATCAATCGTCTTTGCGGGTCCGGAATGGATGCCGTAGGAACAGCCGCACGCGCCATCGCCTGCGGTGAAGCCGACTTCATCATCGCCGGTGGAGTGGAGTCCATGTCTCGCGCCCCGTTTGTGATGGGCAAGGCCGAGTCCGCATACCAACGCTCGGCGGAAATCCATGACACGACATTGGGCTGGCGCTTCATCAATCCGCGCTTTCGCGACCTCTACGGGACTGACTCGATGCCCGAGACCGGCGAGAACGTCGCACGCGATTGCGCTGTCGAGCGGTCCGCACAGGATGCCTTCGCCTGGCGAAGCCAGATGCGCGCAGCCCGCGCCCAGCACGACGGATTCTTCGCTGAGGAGATCGTTCCGGTACAAATTGCAGGCAAGAAAGAAGTCACAACTGTCGCGCAAGACGAGCATCCTCGACCCGACACCACACCCGGGAAGCTCGCCGCTCTCAAGCCCCTCTTCGCCGACGGCACCGTGACCGCCGGCAACGCTTCGGGCATCAATGACGGAGCAGCCGCAATGGTCGTCGCGTCGGAAGATGCGATCTCGCGTCACGGATTGCGTCCGCGCGCTCGCGTGCTGGGCATGGCCACAGCCGGCGTGCCGCCTCGTGTCATGGGGATCGGCCCAGTGCCCGCGACGCGAAAGCTCCTGTCACTACTCAAAAAGCGTATCGCGGACTTCGACTGGATCCAACTCAACGAAGCATTCGCCAGCCAAGCGCTCGCCTGCCTCCGGCAACTGGGTTTGCCGGAAGATGCCGGCCACGTGAACGCCACGGGCGGAGCCATCGCGCTTGGTCATCCTCTCGGAATGAGCGGCGCGCGGCTGGTAATGACCGCGGCTCATCAAATAGAGAAATTCGGCGGGAAGCTTGCCCTCGCGACAATGTGCATCGGCGTCGGCCAGGGCATCGCACTCGCAGTCGAGCGGGTCTAG